The genomic region AGTAAGCAACGCCCTTGATCCGGGGCAGAACATCATGGCGGGCGCACGCTACCTCAGCCAGCTGCAGCACGAGTTCAACGGTGACATCAGCCTGGCGCTCGCCGCCTACAATGCCGGTCCGGCCACGGTAAAACGGTATGGCAATGTGATCCCGCCCTATGCGGAAACCCGCGCCTATGTGCCCAAGGTATTGCAGGCATATCGGCTTATCAGCGGCAAGACCGATTAAATTCCATCTCTAAAAACCAAGAGGGTAAGTGCCGACGTTGGGCTTGAATTCCACGGCTGGCTGCGCCCGGGCAGCGCAAATCCATCGACAAAAGCGCTTGCGCCTGTCTGCGTGTTAGCGAGTGCACTACAGCGGCGATGACGGATGCCGCTCCTCAATTGGCCTTTTTCGCGATGCCTCCAGCACCTGCTGCAGGTAGGTTGGCCGCCGCCGGGGCCGATGGGGAAGCTGAAGGCATGCCGGGATTGGCCGGGCTGCGGGCGTTGGCATTGATGCCGCCCTGCTCCGCGCCTTGCTTGGCGGAAAACTCCCAACGCTGGTAGCTATCCGCCCCGGTGAATGCCCGATGTGCTTCGTCGAAACCATCCTGCTTGAACGGGCGGGCCTTGGAGCGGCTGTACACACCCACGATGCGCTCCTGGTCCTTGATCAGCCCCCAGTCCTTGCTTGCCGTCATCGGGTCAATATAAACCCGGCGCAAGTGATGCTGCGGCGTGGGTCCGCGCTTGTCCAGCAGCAAGTCATCGAGCCTAGCGGGATATTGCTTGATCGGGCTGGGCGTCTGTTGGTAGTAGCGCAGGATCGCAGCCTGTATCTGGTCGCCGGCGAACAGCAGCTCTTTTTCCTTCTCGCGCTGGGAGGCGGTATGCCAGGCTTCGCCGAGGGCGGCAAGGCCGATGCCGCTCACTGCGATCATCATGAGCAGGCCGATATAGGTAAAGCCGCGCTGCATGCTACCACTCGGCGTAGAGAGAGCCATCGGATGCCTGCCCCTCCGCGCCGCTGCGCAGATCATACAGTCCGCCCGGCATGTCTTCTTCCGGGGCAACCAGTTCCCAGGTTTCACTACTTTCCGTGATCGGGTCAACTGGCACAGCGCGGATATATTTGCGCTCTGCAAGCTCTTCCAGTGAGTCAGGGTAGCGCGCATTGTCCGCATGGAATTTGTCGATGGCATCGCGCACCACGACAAGCGTCTGCTTCAGGGCCGCCTCCTTGGCACGCTCCACCCCGTTGAAATAGCGCGGGGCTGCAATGG from Methylobacillus flagellatus KT harbors:
- a CDS encoding type II secretion system protein; the encoded protein is MKRSLFRGFTLVELLVVMAILMLLITIAAPRYFNGVERAKEAALKQTLVVVRDAIDKFHADNARYPDSLEELAERKYIRAVPVDPITESSETWELVAPEEDMPGGLYDLRSGAEGQASDGSLYAEW
- a CDS encoding type II secretion system protein, with amino-acid sequence MALSTPSGSMQRGFTYIGLLMMIAVSGIGLAALGEAWHTASQREKEKELLFAGDQIQAAILRYYQQTPSPIKQYPARLDDLLLDKRGPTPQHHLRRVYIDPMTASKDWGLIKDQERIVGVYSRSKARPFKQDGFDEAHRAFTGADSYQRWEFSAKQGAEQGGINANARSPANPGMPSASPSAPAAANLPAAGAGGIAKKAN